A region from the Manihot esculenta cultivar AM560-2 chromosome 13, M.esculenta_v8, whole genome shotgun sequence genome encodes:
- the LOC122721620 gene encoding uncharacterized protein LOC122721620, whose translation MSVEVLDGATIVNFVEDEEAFTVSVRDRFDHLDTDQDGLLSYAEMLKELQSLRVFETHFGIDVKTDPEELARVYSSLFEQFDHDLSGRVDLEEFKEETKQMMLGMANGLGFLPVQMVLEEDSLLKKAVERKSASAAA comes from the coding sequence ATGAGCGTGGAAGTTTTGGATGGTGCCACCATTGTGAACTTCGTGGAGGACGAAGAAGCATTCACTGTATCAGTACGTGACCGTTTTGATCACCTTGATACAGACCAAGATGGTCTTCTTTCCTATGCAGAAATGTTGAAGGAGCTGCAGAGTCTGAGGGTTTTCGAGACTCACTTTGGAATAGATGTGAAGACAGACCCAGAAGAGCTGGCTCGAGTTTACAGTTCTCTGTTCGAGCAGTTTGATCATGACTTGAGTGGGAGAGTAGATTTGGAGGAGTTCAAGGAAGAGACGAAGCAGATGATGCTGGGCATGGCTAATGGTTTGGGTTTCTTGCCTGTTCAGATGGTGTTGGAAGAAGATAGTCTCTTGAAGAAAGCTGTGGAGAGAAAGTCTGCTTCTGCTGCTGCTTAA